A part of Lacibacter sp. H407 genomic DNA contains:
- a CDS encoding BNR repeat-containing protein produces MKLRKLIAFFLTFQFFVLTATAQSVKWVNTVSVDSGWANNSVNTVVFRKNSLCTYKNTQYISFYNQEGFVVIGKRKLGSKNWKLQKTTFKGKVADAHNSISIMVDGDGYLHLAWDHHNNKLHYAKSIAPGSLQLTDEMPMTGLFEKNVTYPEFYSLPNGNLLFFYRDGQSGQGNLVINRYDRTTKQWQQLHTNLIDGQKQRNAYWQACVDKNGTIHLSWVWRESSDVASNHDLCYAKSTDGGITWMNSKNELYRLPINAATAEYIVTIPQKSELINQTSMVTDDAGNPFIASYWKEKGDSIPQYHIVYNTGSDWNVNNTGFRTTAFSLSGVGTKRIPISRPQIVVLDKSKRKSVVLIFRDEERQSKVSVAICNDLLLNKWELTDLSHTSVGSWEPSFDTNLWKQKKQLHLFVQYTDQQDGEGKSNIRPQLVQVLELKFKNK; encoded by the coding sequence ATGAAGCTGCGAAAATTAATTGCCTTCTTTCTTACGTTCCAATTTTTTGTGTTGACAGCGACAGCACAATCCGTGAAGTGGGTGAATACAGTTTCCGTTGACAGTGGATGGGCAAATAACTCAGTCAACACAGTCGTGTTTCGTAAAAATTCGTTGTGTACTTACAAAAACACGCAATACATTTCTTTCTACAATCAGGAAGGATTTGTTGTAATTGGGAAACGAAAGCTGGGTAGTAAAAACTGGAAACTGCAAAAAACCACATTCAAGGGTAAGGTAGCCGATGCACATAATTCCATCAGCATCATGGTTGACGGTGATGGCTACCTGCATCTTGCCTGGGATCATCACAATAACAAATTGCATTATGCAAAAAGCATTGCACCCGGTTCATTGCAACTGACGGATGAAATGCCAATGACGGGATTGTTTGAGAAAAATGTTACCTATCCTGAGTTTTATTCCTTGCCCAATGGAAATCTTTTATTTTTCTATCGTGATGGTCAATCAGGTCAGGGAAATCTTGTCATCAACCGTTATGATCGTACAACAAAACAATGGCAACAGCTACATACCAATCTTATAGACGGACAAAAGCAACGCAATGCGTATTGGCAGGCATGTGTCGATAAAAACGGCACCATTCATCTTTCATGGGTGTGGCGTGAAAGCAGCGATGTGGCGTCGAATCATGATCTCTGTTATGCAAAGTCAACAGATGGAGGAATAACATGGATGAACTCCAAAAATGAATTATATCGTTTACCCATCAATGCTGCAACTGCTGAATACATCGTAACGATCCCGCAGAAAAGTGAACTTATTAATCAAACAAGTATGGTTACTGATGATGCAGGCAATCCATTCATTGCATCTTATTGGAAAGAAAAAGGTGATTCTATTCCGCAATATCATATTGTTTACAATACCGGGAGCGATTGGAACGTGAATAATACCGGCTTTCGTACTACTGCATTCAGCTTGAGTGGTGTGGGTACCAAACGCATTCCGATCTCCAGACCGCAGATCGTTGTGTTGGATAAAAGTAAAAGAAAATCGGTTGTGCTAATTTTCAGAGATGAAGAACGGCAAAGCAAAGTATCAGTAGCAATCTGTAATGATCTGCTGCTGAACAAATGGGAGCTCACCGATCTTTCCCATACTTCGGTAGGTTCATGGGAGCCCAGCTTTGATACAAACTTGTGGAAACAGAAAAAGCAATTACATTTATTTGTTCAATATACCGATCAGCAGGATGGGGAAGGCAAATCAAACATCCGTCCTCAGCTGGTACAGGTACTTGAGCTGAAATTTAAAAACAAGTAA
- a CDS encoding glycoside hydrolase family 88 protein, which yields MKQLLTGLIVVILAGCVVAQKKSTHQPDKNLLSTIEQNFTEAAAQYKVLQQNLPADKFPKTYFPKTSKYEFSNSGWWCSGFYPGTLLFLYQQTKDEALYKEAQRILEVLKKEQFNTRTHDLGFMMYCSFGNANLIQPSAAYKDILVTSAKSLSTRFSPVTGCIKSWDGKPNEYLVIIDNMMNLKLLFWATQVTDDSSFYKIAVTHANTTIKNHFRADNSSYHVINYNSQTGAIQQKRTAQGFADESAWARGQAWGLYGYTETYRETKDKQYLEQANKIADFILNHPNLPTDKIPYWDFNAPNIPTALRDVSAATIMASALLELSGYVSKELSVKYFKAAETILKNLSTEQYKAAAGTTGGFLLKHSVGHFPAQTEIDVPLTYADYYFVEAMIRYKAMFK from the coding sequence ATGAAGCAATTGTTAACTGGATTGATCGTTGTTATTTTAGCAGGATGTGTGGTTGCACAAAAGAAGTCAACGCATCAACCGGATAAAAATTTATTGTCGACCATTGAACAGAATTTTACGGAAGCTGCTGCGCAGTACAAAGTGTTGCAGCAAAACCTGCCAGCTGATAAATTTCCAAAAACCTATTTTCCAAAAACCAGCAAATATGAATTCAGTAATTCAGGTTGGTGGTGCAGTGGGTTTTATCCCGGTACGTTGTTGTTCCTCTATCAACAAACAAAAGACGAAGCACTTTATAAAGAAGCTCAACGAATTCTTGAAGTGTTAAAGAAAGAGCAATTCAACACCCGTACACATGATCTGGGCTTTATGATGTATTGCAGTTTTGGGAATGCAAATCTTATTCAACCATCGGCTGCCTACAAAGATATTTTGGTAACAAGTGCTAAATCCTTGTCAACACGCTTTAGTCCTGTAACAGGCTGCATTAAATCCTGGGACGGTAAGCCTAATGAATACCTTGTGATCATCGACAATATGATGAACCTGAAGTTATTATTCTGGGCCACACAGGTTACAGATGATTCTTCATTTTACAAGATTGCTGTCACTCATGCTAACACAACCATCAAAAATCATTTTCGTGCAGACAACAGTTCGTATCATGTGATCAACTACAATTCACAAACAGGAGCCATCCAGCAAAAACGCACAGCACAGGGGTTTGCCGACGAGAGTGCATGGGCACGTGGACAGGCATGGGGCTTGTATGGTTATACTGAAACCTACAGGGAAACAAAAGACAAACAATATCTTGAACAGGCGAATAAGATCGCTGATTTTATTTTAAATCATCCGAATCTGCCAACAGATAAAATTCCTTACTGGGATTTTAATGCACCGAATATTCCCACTGCCTTACGTGATGTGTCGGCAGCAACGATCATGGCATCTGCATTACTCGAATTAAGCGGCTATGTAAGCAAAGAATTATCGGTGAAGTATTTCAAAGCAGCTGAAACAATCTTGAAGAATTTGTCAACCGAACAATACAAAGCAGCCGCAGGAACCACTGGTGGGTTTCTATTGAAACACAGCGTTGGTCATTTCCCGGCTCAAACAGAAATTGATGTGCCGTTGACTTATGCTGATTACTATTTCGTAGAAGCGATGATCCGTTACAAAGCGATGTTTAAATAA
- a CDS encoding glycoside hydrolase family 43 protein, whose protein sequence is MKKISLLVIVLMQLLRVNAQSDSVYMFAYFKNNGQDGLHLAYSNDGFAWNALKQDSSFLKPTVAKDKLMRDPCIIRGADDLFHMVWTVSWNDKGIGYASSKDLINWSEQRFIPVMQHEGSARNCWAPEITYDAKSKQYMIYWATTIANKYKADLKVENGYNHRMYYVLTKDFKTFSNTKMLYDKGFNVIDATIVPNGKKFVMFLKDETREPVQKNLKIATSKKINSGYSEASAPITGNYWAEGPTTLKINGTWIVYFDKYRDHKYGAVQSTDLKNWTDVSDRLTMPKGIRHGTIFTISKAEFELLPK, encoded by the coding sequence ATGAAGAAGATCAGTTTATTGGTTATTGTGTTGATGCAGTTGTTGCGTGTAAATGCTCAGAGCGATTCTGTGTACATGTTTGCTTATTTCAAAAACAATGGGCAGGATGGTTTACATCTGGCTTACAGCAATGATGGCTTTGCATGGAATGCATTAAAGCAAGACAGTTCGTTTTTAAAACCAACTGTTGCAAAAGATAAACTGATGCGTGATCCTTGTATTATTCGTGGTGCTGACGATTTGTTTCACATGGTGTGGACAGTTAGCTGGAACGATAAAGGAATTGGGTATGCCAGCTCAAAAGATCTGATCAACTGGAGTGAACAACGTTTTATTCCTGTGATGCAGCATGAAGGTTCTGCACGCAACTGCTGGGCACCAGAGATCACTTACGATGCAAAGAGTAAACAATACATGATCTATTGGGCTACCACCATTGCCAATAAATACAAAGCTGATCTGAAAGTAGAAAATGGCTACAATCACCGGATGTACTATGTGCTCACCAAAGATTTTAAAACGTTCAGCAACACAAAAATGCTGTACGATAAAGGTTTCAATGTAATTGATGCAACGATCGTTCCAAATGGAAAAAAGTTTGTGATGTTCCTGAAAGATGAAACAAGAGAGCCGGTACAAAAGAATTTAAAAATTGCTACAAGCAAAAAGATCAACAGTGGTTATAGCGAAGCATCTGCACCCATCACGGGCAATTATTGGGCAGAAGGGCCAACCACGTTGAAGATCAACGGCACATGGATCGTTTACTTTGATAAATACCGGGATCATAAATATGGTGCTGTGCAATCAACTGATTTGAAAAACTGGACGGATGTATCAGATAGGTTAACCATGCCAAAAGGAATCCGTCATGGTACCATTTTTACAATCAGCAAAGCAGAGTTTGAATTATTACCGAAATGA
- a CDS encoding MFS transporter — MTTISTATNHYSNLQMRIAVSVFFFCQGICFASWASRIPDIKTTLHLSEAALGSILLALPAGQLTMMPFSGKLVTRFGSKYILRLAAVGYALTLITIGMANSPWLLALCLYVFGLTGNLCNISVNTQAVNAEALYGRSILASFHGVWSTAGFTGALVGLLMMRLELMPMFHFMIIAAMVITLNIFFQKYLIITPTSKTASSFKRFQKPKGLLLQLGLIAFCCLSAEGCMFDWSGVYFKEVVQVKGELVSLGYASFMIMMATGRFTGDKLAERFGRTKMVQISGVLIFIGMMTSVLFPNIIMSTIGFLIVGFGVSSIIPLVYSTAGKVKDVASGIAIATVSGVGFLGFLMGPPLIGYIAELAGLRYSFAVIALLGLAISYMISKIKLV; from the coding sequence TTGACCACTATTTCCACAGCAACCAATCACTACTCGAATCTGCAGATGCGCATTGCTGTATCTGTTTTCTTTTTCTGTCAGGGTATTTGCTTTGCCAGTTGGGCAAGCCGCATCCCTGATATTAAAACAACATTGCATTTATCGGAAGCCGCATTGGGGAGTATTTTATTGGCATTACCTGCCGGACAATTAACCATGATGCCCTTTAGCGGAAAATTGGTGACACGGTTTGGCAGTAAATATATTTTACGATTGGCTGCTGTAGGTTATGCATTAACGTTGATCACGATTGGCATGGCAAACTCACCGTGGTTGCTGGCTTTATGTCTTTATGTTTTTGGATTAACAGGTAACCTCTGTAATATTTCAGTTAACACACAAGCCGTAAATGCAGAGGCATTGTATGGCAGATCCATTCTTGCATCGTTTCATGGAGTTTGGAGCACAGCAGGGTTTACCGGCGCATTGGTTGGTTTATTGATGATGCGTTTGGAATTAATGCCGATGTTTCATTTCATGATCATTGCTGCGATGGTGATAACACTCAACATTTTCTTTCAGAAATATTTAATTATTACCCCAACCAGCAAAACAGCTTCTTCATTTAAACGTTTCCAGAAGCCAAAAGGGTTGTTATTGCAACTGGGACTGATCGCTTTCTGTTGTTTAAGTGCTGAAGGTTGTATGTTTGATTGGAGCGGTGTATATTTTAAGGAAGTGGTGCAGGTAAAAGGCGAATTGGTATCACTTGGTTATGCTTCCTTCATGATCATGATGGCAACGGGACGATTTACAGGTGATAAACTCGCAGAACGTTTCGGCAGAACAAAAATGGTACAGATAAGTGGTGTATTGATCTTTATTGGCATGATGACTTCAGTATTATTCCCGAACATCATCATGTCAACCATTGGATTCTTGATTGTTGGTTTTGGTGTTAGTAGCATTATTCCTTTGGTATATAGTACTGCAGGTAAAGTAAAAGATGTGGCGAGTGGTATAGCGATTGCTACTGTTTCAGGTGTCGGCTTTCTTGGATTTTTGATGGGGCCACCATTGATCGGTTATATTGCTGAGCTGGCAGGACTGCGTTATTCATTTGCAGTAATTGCGTTGCTTGGCTTGGCGATTAGTTACATGATCAGTAAGATCAAGTTGGTGTAA
- a CDS encoding glycoside hydrolase family 28 protein: protein MSFKHSIYSLLLSVFSFTAAAQSFTAPAWTKNVGARSFPTAKTVYYVNSYGAVSDTVTVNTKAIQKAIDACAAKGGGIVAFKTGTYVTGAIFLKNNVHLRIDKGVLILGSQKFDDYPDMDTRIAGIEMKWPAALINALNVKNVAITGEGIVNARGKFCWDKYWEMRKDYDKKGLRWIVDYDAKRVRTLLVQNSSDVSIKGLTFKNAGFWTVQLLYSSYLTVDGVVIRNNEDGSGPSTDGIDVDSSSWVLIQNCDIDCNDDNFCLKAGRDWDGLRVNRPTEYVVIRKSIARRGAGLVTLGSETSGSIRHIYCTDLYAKNTDNGLRIKSATTRGGIVEDVYFVNSVLDSVRNAYQFNLNWYPAYSYSELPKGYTMETVPAHWKSMLQKVTPAAKGIPSARKFIIQNVKISNAQKAFEINGLPKSLLEDFQFINSFISAGTIGTMEYTKGWKFINTTIDISTKPVEKKKEPTGIEEQERLKG from the coding sequence ATGAGTTTCAAGCACAGCATTTACAGTTTACTGTTATCAGTTTTTTCTTTTACAGCCGCAGCACAATCGTTCACAGCTCCTGCCTGGACAAAGAATGTAGGAGCCAGAAGTTTTCCTACTGCTAAAACGGTTTATTATGTAAACAGCTATGGTGCAGTAAGCGATACAGTAACAGTCAATACCAAAGCCATTCAAAAAGCAATTGACGCATGTGCAGCAAAAGGCGGAGGTATTGTAGCGTTTAAAACGGGCACCTATGTTACGGGAGCCATCTTCTTAAAAAACAATGTGCATTTGCGAATTGATAAAGGCGTATTGATCCTTGGTTCACAAAAATTCGATGACTATCCTGATATGGATACACGTATTGCAGGAATAGAAATGAAATGGCCTGCTGCGTTGATCAATGCATTGAATGTAAAGAATGTGGCGATCACCGGTGAAGGCATTGTAAATGCAAGGGGAAAATTTTGCTGGGATAAATATTGGGAAATGCGGAAAGATTACGATAAAAAAGGCTTACGCTGGATCGTTGATTATGATGCCAAACGTGTGCGTACGTTGTTGGTTCAAAATTCATCCGATGTTTCCATTAAAGGATTAACGTTTAAGAATGCCGGTTTCTGGACAGTACAATTATTATACTCTTCCTATTTAACGGTTGATGGCGTTGTGATCAGGAACAATGAAGATGGAAGCGGGCCGAGCACCGATGGTATTGATGTGGATTCATCGAGCTGGGTGTTGATACAGAATTGTGATATCGATTGTAACGATGATAATTTTTGTTTAAAAGCCGGTCGTGATTGGGATGGTTTAAGAGTAAACCGTCCGACAGAATATGTGGTGATACGAAAATCAATTGCACGTAGAGGGGCTGGGCTTGTCACTTTAGGAAGTGAAACATCGGGCAGCATCCGTCATATTTATTGTACTGATCTCTACGCAAAAAATACAGACAATGGTTTGCGGATAAAATCTGCAACAACACGTGGAGGTATAGTTGAAGATGTGTACTTCGTGAATTCTGTTTTGGATTCAGTGCGTAATGCATACCAGTTCAATCTCAACTGGTATCCTGCGTACAGTTATTCTGAGTTGCCCAAAGGATATACTATGGAAACAGTACCTGCACATTGGAAATCGATGCTGCAAAAGGTTACTCCTGCTGCAAAAGGAATTCCATCTGCTCGGAAGTTTATCATTCAAAACGTAAAGATCAGTAACGCGCAAAAAGCATTTGAGATAAATGGCTTACCTAAATCCTTGTTGGAAGATTTTCAATTCATCAATTCATTTATTTCTGCAGGAACAATTGGTACAATGGAATACACGAAAGGCTGGAAGTTTATCAACACAACAATTGATATTTCAACCAAACCTGTTGAAAAGAAAAAAGAACCCACGGGGATTGAAGAACAGGAGCGTCTAAAAGGTTAA
- a CDS encoding rhamnogalacturonan lyase, giving the protein MNKFVSVLIAVSLYALSAHAQYQMEYLTRGVHAVPAGNGKVFVSWRLLGTEDQSLSFNLYKTANGKTTKLNKTPLQTATGFTDEAVDTNRVNVYTVKAIINKKEEKNGTSYILPANAKPYVSIALKTPTGYAANDASVGDVDGDGVYEIFIHMTGRGRDNSQAGMTDPPIIQCYKLDGTFLWEINLGKNIREGAHYTQFMVYDLDGDGKAEIAMKTADGSIDGKGKLIGDSTKDYRNQRGYILSGPEFLTVFNGQTGAAISTVSYDPPRYPTSLNPTEAELKTMWGDGYGNRMDRFIAAIAYLDGKHPSLVMCRGYYTRTVLAAWDLKGSQLVKRWVFDSNEPGNKEYAGQGNHNINVSDVDGDGKDEIIYGQMTIDDNGQGLYSTGIGHGDALHTSDMDPERPGLEVFGIQERFGDAGANFRDAKTGEVIWKKASVKAGEDGEGPGRGLALDIDPRYPGFECWVAGAGITGLFDNKGNKIADKTPPCNMGIYWDGDVLSEVLNGVNISKWDYVNSSMVKLFDGRDFGCVSNNGTKANPCLSADLFGDWREEIICRTADSKELRIYSTSIPTEIKLYTLMHNPQYRLSIAWQNVAYNQPPHVSYFIGEGMKTPPKPNITIITKK; this is encoded by the coding sequence ATGAATAAATTTGTATCAGTACTGATTGCAGTTAGCTTGTATGCACTATCTGCACATGCACAATACCAGATGGAGTATCTCACCCGTGGTGTACATGCAGTACCAGCAGGTAACGGAAAAGTATTTGTCAGCTGGCGACTGTTGGGAACAGAAGATCAATCGCTTTCTTTTAACTTGTATAAAACAGCGAATGGTAAAACAACGAAGCTGAACAAAACGCCTTTGCAAACAGCGACCGGATTTACAGACGAGGCAGTAGATACAAACAGAGTAAATGTTTACACTGTCAAAGCAATCATTAATAAGAAAGAAGAAAAGAATGGCACTTCGTATATACTTCCCGCCAATGCAAAGCCGTATGTATCGATTGCATTAAAAACACCAACCGGCTATGCAGCAAATGATGCAAGTGTGGGTGATGTAGATGGTGATGGCGTGTATGAGATATTTATTCATATGACAGGCAGAGGAAGAGATAATTCACAAGCCGGTATGACTGATCCGCCGATTATTCAATGCTATAAACTCGATGGAACATTTTTATGGGAGATCAATCTCGGAAAAAATATTCGTGAAGGGGCACACTACACGCAGTTCATGGTGTATGATCTTGATGGCGATGGCAAAGCAGAGATCGCTATGAAAACTGCTGATGGTTCAATTGATGGAAAAGGAAAACTAATCGGCGACAGTACAAAAGATTATCGTAATCAACGTGGTTATATTTTAAGCGGCCCTGAATTTCTCACTGTGTTCAATGGACAAACAGGTGCAGCTATTTCTACAGTTAGTTATGATCCTCCTCGTTACCCAACCTCTCTTAACCCAACAGAAGCCGAACTAAAAACGATGTGGGGTGATGGCTATGGCAACCGGATGGATCGTTTTATTGCCGCTATTGCTTACTTAGATGGTAAACATCCATCGTTAGTAATGTGTCGTGGTTATTATACAAGAACGGTGTTGGCTGCATGGGATCTGAAAGGAAGTCAATTAGTAAAACGCTGGGTGTTTGACAGCAATGAACCGGGTAATAAAGAATATGCAGGACAAGGCAATCATAATATCAATGTATCTGATGTTGATGGCGATGGGAAAGATGAGATCATTTATGGGCAAATGACGATTGATGATAATGGACAAGGGTTATACAGCACAGGTATTGGTCATGGCGACGCATTGCATACAAGTGATATGGATCCAGAGCGTCCGGGTTTGGAAGTATTCGGTATCCAGGAACGGTTTGGTGATGCCGGTGCAAATTTCCGTGATGCAAAAACAGGGGAGGTGATCTGGAAGAAAGCATCTGTAAAAGCAGGTGAAGATGGCGAAGGTCCAGGCCGTGGGTTGGCATTGGATATTGATCCACGTTATCCCGGCTTTGAATGTTGGGTAGCAGGTGCAGGTATCACCGGTTTGTTTGATAATAAAGGAAATAAAATCGCCGATAAAACTCCACCCTGTAACATGGGTATCTATTGGGATGGAGATGTATTGAGTGAAGTATTGAATGGTGTGAACATCAGTAAATGGGATTATGTCAACAGTTCAATGGTGAAATTATTTGATGGAAGAGATTTCGGTTGTGTAAGTAACAACGGCACCAAAGCAAATCCATGCTTAAGTGCTGACCTGTTTGGTGACTGGAGGGAAGAGATTATTTGTCGCACAGCCGATAGTAAAGAATTGCGCATCTATTCAACTTCTATTCCAACAGAAATAAAACTGTACACGTTGATGCACAATCCGCAATATCGTTTAAGTATTGCCTGGCAGAATGTAGCTTACAATCAACCGCCGCATGTTAGTTATTTTATTGGCGAAGGAATGAAGACGCCGCCAAAACCGAACATCACGATCATTACAAAAAAATAA
- a CDS encoding rhamnogalacturonan acetylesterase yields the protein MKWIKANAHVLRLLLLFFVMTSFIVLSNNKPTIYIIGDSTVRNTNRPQCGWGEMIAEFFDSTQINISNQAMAGRSTRTFVKEKRWDKVLSTLTEGDYVFIQFGHNEGSKPDTSRAGYRGVLRGTGEETVELTWKDGTVETVHTYGWYLKKFIREAKSKGARPIICSMIPRNQFADGKVKRANNDFGKWAKEVAESEGVFFIDLNAITADKYDVLGADEVKKLFHGDHTHTNVEGAKINAASVVQGIRNLSDQIPLVNYLKK from the coding sequence ATGAAATGGATCAAAGCAAATGCACATGTACTAAGATTGCTGTTATTATTTTTTGTAATGACCTCTTTTATTGTTCTGAGTAACAACAAACCAACCATCTATATCATTGGCGATTCAACGGTTCGTAATACAAACCGTCCGCAATGCGGCTGGGGTGAAATGATTGCTGAGTTCTTTGATTCAACGCAGATCAACATCAGTAACCAGGCAATGGCGGGAAGAAGTACAAGAACTTTTGTCAAAGAGAAACGCTGGGATAAAGTATTGTCAACGCTTACAGAAGGTGATTATGTGTTCATACAATTTGGACATAACGAAGGCAGCAAGCCCGATACTTCAAGAGCTGGATATCGTGGTGTGTTGCGTGGCACAGGCGAGGAAACGGTTGAATTGACCTGGAAAGATGGAACTGTTGAAACGGTGCATACCTATGGTTGGTATTTGAAAAAGTTTATCAGAGAAGCAAAGAGTAAAGGTGCACGGCCAATTATCTGTTCAATGATTCCACGTAATCAATTTGCAGACGGCAAAGTAAAACGTGCAAACAATGATTTTGGAAAATGGGCAAAAGAAGTTGCAGAAAGCGAAGGTGTTTTCTTTATCGACTTAAATGCAATTACTGCAGATAAGTATGATGTGTTGGGGGCGGACGAAGTAAAGAAACTTTTTCATGGCGATCATACACATACCAATGTGGAAGGTGCAAAGATTAATGCAGCATCTGTTGTGCAGGGTATTCGTAATCTTAGTGATCAAATACCTCTTGTAAATTATCTGAAGAAATAA
- a CDS encoding rhamnogalacturonan acetylesterase — MKLSKLFFIAIVLGIVSFTIMQTKPVFYIIGDSTVRNGDGSGRNGQWGWGSFIAEHFDSSKISVQNHAIGGRSSRTFITEGRWEKITANLKKGDYVIMQFGHNDASPLDDTARARGTIRGIGNDSSAIYNPIRKINETVYSYGWYMRKYVRETKLKGAVPIVCSLIPRDNWKEGKVNRSTDNYALWAEQIAKEEGAYFVDLNKLIADKYDGMGQEEVKKLFHGDHTHTSMEGAKLNTEIVVQQLLLQNPGELARYMIKK, encoded by the coding sequence ATGAAATTAAGTAAGCTGTTCTTCATTGCTATTGTACTTGGTATAGTATCGTTCACTATCATGCAAACCAAGCCTGTGTTTTATATCATTGGTGATTCAACCGTTCGTAATGGAGATGGAAGCGGCAGAAATGGGCAATGGGGCTGGGGCAGTTTTATCGCCGAACATTTTGATTCATCGAAAATATCTGTGCAGAATCATGCCATTGGAGGCAGAAGCAGCCGTACATTTATTACAGAAGGCCGATGGGAAAAGATCACTGCCAATTTAAAGAAAGGTGATTATGTGATCATGCAGTTTGGTCATAACGATGCTAGTCCGTTAGATGATACGGCACGTGCAAGAGGAACAATCCGTGGCATCGGCAATGACAGTTCTGCTATTTATAATCCCATTCGCAAGATCAATGAAACAGTGTACAGTTATGGTTGGTACATGCGCAAGTATGTTCGTGAAACAAAATTAAAAGGAGCTGTTCCTATTGTTTGTTCATTGATACCACGAGATAACTGGAAGGAGGGAAAAGTAAACCGCTCAACAGATAATTATGCATTGTGGGCCGAGCAGATCGCAAAGGAAGAAGGCGCATATTTTGTAGATCTCAATAAACTGATTGCCGATAAGTATGATGGAATGGGCCAGGAGGAAGTGAAGAAACTGTTTCATGGCGATCACACACATACAAGTATGGAAGGAGCGAAGTTGAATACAGAAATAGTGGTGCAGCAATTGCTGTTGCAAAACCCGGGAGAGTTAGCACGTTATATGATCAAAAAGTAA
- the rhaM gene encoding L-rhamnose mutarotase, producing the protein MPRIASRMKIFKGKEEEYKRRHDELWPELEELLRKTGITEYFIFLDEATGDLFATLNIDNPLHLDALPNHPVMQKWWAYMKDIMESNPDNSPVSIPLKEVFYMR; encoded by the coding sequence ATGCCACGCATTGCATCCCGCATGAAAATCTTCAAAGGCAAGGAAGAAGAGTACAAACGTCGCCACGATGAACTCTGGCCGGAGTTGGAAGAATTACTTCGCAAAACAGGGATCACTGAATACTTTATTTTTTTGGATGAAGCAACCGGCGATCTGTTTGCAACATTGAACATCGATAATCCTTTGCATCTTGATGCATTGCCCAATCATCCGGTAATGCAGAAATGGTGGGCCTATATGAAAGACATTATGGAAAGTAATCCGGATAATTCACCGGTAAGTATTCCGCTGAAAGAAGTATTTTACATGCGTTAA